The Amphiprion ocellaris isolate individual 3 ecotype Okinawa chromosome 6, ASM2253959v1, whole genome shotgun sequence genome contains a region encoding:
- the LOC111564680 gene encoding UDP-glucuronosyltransferase 3A1-like: MEIVFWMFPLLALPLLHSAKILTVCLIGGSHYLLLDEISHNLHQHGHEVRMLLQLGNPVITGLSYADRADSYKRRTWSLGEKYIKEYNAWFLQQQTQFLLGRDNFNGFLNFMGHLSFQCDKLLGDKETITFLQRERYDIAILDAFNPCSFVLTQKLGVRYVAFYPGTLNGPLSIALPSPISYIPVFSSQLSDHMNLWGRAKNVFYSFLAPVGQELVWSIFKDVAERHLESGPPPGGLNDLHQGAELWAFNTDFSLEFPQPLMPYTVLVGGLLNKPAKPLEQDLELWISSFGEAGFIVVTLGSMVTSVSVDPLLIEMVAGFSRIPQGVLWRYDARQWPHHMDRPPNVRLVDWLPINDLLGHKKARLCITHGGQNSLLQAVYHAVPVLGIPLFGDQFDNVVRAETKGLGLTIKPTHITRELLSATIQTLIEDIRFKSSALSLSRIHKSHPVSPSLRLIQWVEHILHSGGGTHLRPASLMQPWYQRCMLDLLLILCMGLLGPVAVCWTLCRSKNSRDRHKKIQ; the protein is encoded by the exons ATGGAGATTGTATTTTGGATGTTTCCTCTTCTGGCTCTTCCACTGCTTCATTCGGCCAAGAtcctgactgtctgtctgattG GAGGAAGCCACTACTTGTTATTAGATGAAATTTCTCACAACTTACACCAACATGGCCACGAGGTCCGCATGCTCTTACAACTTGGCAACCCTGTTATTACAG GTCTTTCCTATGCCGATCGTGCAGACAGTTACAAGAGACGCACCTGGTCCCTGGGAGAAAAATACATCAAAGAATACAATGCCTGGTTCCTGCAGCAACAAACACAGTTTTTACTTGGAAG AGACAATTTTAATGGCTTTCTAAACTTCATGGGACACCTGTCCTTTCAGTGTGACAAACTGTTgggagacaaagaaacaataacTTTTCTCCAGCGGGAACGCTACGACATCGCCATCCTTGATGCTTTTAACCCCTGCTCCTTCGTCCTGACACAAAAACTTG GTGTCCGTTATGTAGCTTTCTATCCTGGCACTCTGAACGGTCCTCTGTCCATCGCTCTCCCCAGCCCAATCTCCTACATTCCAGTCTTCAGCTCCCAGCTGTCCGACCACATGAACCTCTGGGGTCGTGCAAAGAACGTCTTTTATTCGTTCTTGGCTCCTGTAG GTCAGGAACTCGTGTGGTCCATATTTAAGGACGTTGCTGAGCGCCATCTTGAGTCCGGCCCACCCCCTGGTGGTTTGAACGACTTACATCAAGGAGCGGAACTCTGGGCCTTCAACACTGACTTTTCTTTGGAGTTTCCTCAGCCTCTTATGCCCTACACTGTGCTGGTGGGAGGTCTGCTCAATAAACCAGCAAAGCCTCTGGAGCAG GATCTTGAGTTGTGGATCTCCAGTTTTGGAGAGGCAGGTTTCATTGTCGTGACTCTGGGGTCTATGGTCACCTCAGTCTCAGTGGACCCTTTGCTTATAGAGATGGTGGCTGGCTTCTCCAGGATCCCTCAGGGGGTGCTTTGGAG GTATGATGCTCGGCAATGGCCACATCACATGGACAGACCTCCCAATGTAAGGCTAGTGGACTGGCTGCCCATTAATGACCTGTTGG GCCACAAAAAAGCACGTCTCTGTATCACGCATGGTGGACAGAACAGCCTGCTTCAGGCAGTGTACCATGCTGTTCCTGTGCTGGGAATCCCACTGTTTGGAGACCAGTTTGATAACGTGGTGAGGGCTGAAACTAAGGGACTTGGCCTCACCATCAAACCCACACACATCACCAGGGAACTGCTCAGTGCCACCATTCAAACACTAATAGAGGACATCAG GTTCAAGTCTTCGGCTTTGTCCCTCAGTAGGATCCACAAATCCCATCCTGTCTCTCCATCCCTTCGACTCATCCAGTGGGTGGAGCACATTCTGCACAGTGGAGGTGGAACTCATTTAAGGCCAGCTTCACTGATGCAACCATGGTATCAGAGATGCATGTTGGACTTGCTGCTTATTCTCTGTATGGGGCTCCTCGGACCAGTAGCTGTCTGCTGGACTTTATGTAGAAGCAAGAATAGCAGAGatagacacaaaaaaatacagtag
- the pdxp gene encoding pyridoxal phosphate phosphatase, protein MAGAFGFKGCQKIRGPQIRSLLEAKDFFLFDCDGVIWHGEKAITGAAKVVNALIRQGKNVVFVTNNCTRPRENYVHKFCRLGFTDVMLEQIFSSSYCSALYLRDVVKVRGQVFVIGCDGLRRELLEAGIPCVEEADDPDATIYNCALAPDVKAVLVGHDDKLTFLKLAKASCYLRDPDCLFLATDNDPWHPLSGGRILPGSGSLTAALEVASGRKATVIGKPSRFMFECISSQFRGVDPAQCLMVGDRLEVDMLFGSNCGLDTMLTLTGVSQIEEAQEYRNSDLSTNHSLVPDYVVDTIADFLPAFEELEEQSN, encoded by the exons ATGGCGGGCGCCTTTGGGTTCAAAGGCTGCCAGAAAATTCGAGGTCCGCAGATCCGGAGTCTGCTGGAGGCGAAGGACTTCTTCCTCTTCGACTGCGACGGGGTCATATGGCACGGAGAGAAGGCGATCACGGGCGCGGCGAAGGTGGTGAACGCGCTGATCCGGCAGGGCAAAAACGTAGTGTTCGTCACCAACAACTGCACCAGGCCGCGGGAGAATTACGTGCACAAGTTCTGCCGGCTGGGCTTCACCGACGTGATGCTGGAGCAGATCTTCAGCTCGTCCTACTGCTCGGCGCTCTACCTGAGAGACGTGGTCAAGGTCCGCGGCCAGGTGTTCGTCATCGGCTGCGACGGGCTACGCAGAGAGCTGCTGGAGGCGGGCATCCCCTGCGTGGAGGAGGCGGACGACCCGGACGCCACCATCTACAACTGCGCCCTGGCTCCGGACGTGAAGGCGGTGCTGGTGGGACACGACGACAAACTGACTTTTCTGAAACTGGCCAAAGCTTCGTGCTACCTGCGGGACCCGGACTGTCTGTTCCTGGCCACCGACAACGACCCCTGGCACCCGCTGTCAGGAGGAAGGATACTGCCAG GTTCTGGGTCCCTCACTGCAGCCCTGGAGGTGGCTTCGGGTCGCAAGGCCACTGTGATCGGCAAACCCAGCCGCTTCATGTTCGAGTGCATCTCCAGTCAGTTCCGGGGGGTGGATCCCGCCCAGTGCCTGATGGTCGGGGACCGCCTGGAGGTCGACATGCTGTTCGGGTCCAACTGCGGCCTCGACACCATGCTCACCCTCACCGGCGTCTCCCAGATCGAGGAGGCGCAGGAGTACAGGAATAGTGACCTGAGCACCAACCACAGCTTGGTGCCCGACTACGTGGTGGACACCATCGCTGATTTCTTACCCGCTTTTGAAGAACTGGAAGAACAGAGCAATTGA